The Miscanthus floridulus cultivar M001 chromosome 17, ASM1932011v1, whole genome shotgun sequence genome has a window encoding:
- the LOC136515907 gene encoding uncharacterized protein, with the protein MILAVLFIKRLRIPVIPKAPPPPPPPLPPYAAHQPRSAVAGHGPRSPRVSAHSPPRGRPPHPTRVARGGSRPQIEHVSHHCSPRALPPHRPVPGAPAAAARGTSPVPIPVAAGPDLRVGATTTASAAVATGSDMTGSTSTRRVKFASPLCYRPVRRYYSATTTPTKSCLRSATERHNAQPAGHSSPPLQSASPGYEGDFPSRGGRLRAVTGAWQKAGEAHSCEDEDGWSMVRPRRWWRLPEFKTTAHSTPSTTQVKSARHHLSEELQQRLRGKCFRCLSPGHAAANCRDPVRCFSCGRWGHKSNVCFGSSSSARQQPPPPRKTAPPPLDDTNFPPLRASGMARPGDPSVRPLDTCAVAFSVDNMDHELDRLSMHGMVAWLGGNRPVVEPEVIKRAICHYTAKRAVARACDLDYVEKSSLDRADTRALCVWAWTHNPSDIPKVTWLTLSCRKAEAHNSLAARGRRGLTFRVLVHLDLVEDPPDRDGRAAAPRVYTWDYGVVDGERTPCDRHDPPPADIHGSHRDDDNDHRGCRERQGDNWYSRLTRSLSRAPKDRERERSLFRHGGRRHQSPECGGRRRPLHDVAAGHGARQSTLGDAAGASTGARQQLAMPADPGRPVDVHRRTRGRSRERTPHQRPHRHARSEPRTTTPRSKSPSPRLRYKSPDFNGGNGNNHHLSPSPPKVRANHSQCNDLPLIPSVSAPPTCEPDVPPVAAALSMAAPPSNSYPVQLTGNASPSCLNEPQVPPVGDHDIATQQRSCLTADRHFRTGQVYARRPCAPRTHRTHAQPTENGQVVRFRPGIVYSRPCVRGMANSYSSRSCMANGLQHQLPEQTTTALEVPVRQHSPPQRRKRPLIPARRSVRIAAMNWPRGDTQAKARQVLMKRLGILDMEGLSHDDALLRYFSLFKGPLTDDTVKVLTALCGLHAAAALPTTHA; encoded by the exons ATGATCCTAGCTGTCCTTTTCATAAAGAGATTGAGGATTCCCGTCATCCCCAAGGCtcctccgcccccgcccccgcccctgcCCCCGTACGCCGCCCACCAGCCCAGATCCGCCGTGGCCGGCCACGGCCCCCGGTCCCCGCGTGTTTCTGCGCACTCCCCACCTCGCGGCCGTCCTCCCCATCCCACTCGCGTTGCTCGCGGTGGCTCAAGGCCACAGATTGAGCACGTCTCCCACCACTGCTCACCCCGTGCGCTGCCTCCCCATCGCCCGGTCCCCGGCGCGCCCGCCGCTGCGGCTCGCGGCACGTCCCCTGTCCCCATCCCAGTCGCTGCGGGGCCGGACCTCCGCGTCGGCGCCACCACCACCGCTTCCGCTGCTGTTGCTACCGGGTCAGACATGACAGGAAGCACGTCGACCAGGCGCGTCAAGTTTGCCTCCCCCCTCTGCTACCGGCCGGTGAGGCGTTACTACTCCGCCACCACTACGCCTACCAAATCCTGCCTCAGATCCGCTACGGAAAGGCACAACGCTCAACCCGCCGGGCATTCATCTCCACCGCTCCAGTCTGCATCGCCCGGCTATGAAGGGGATTTCCCTTCCCGAGGGGGGCGACTCAGAGCTGTCACCGGGGCGTGGCAGAAGGCCGGTGAGGCGCATTCATGCGAAGATGAAGACGGTTGGTCAATGGTGCGCCCGAGACGCTGGTGGCGTCTCCCCGAGTTCAAAACCACGGCGCATTCAACGCCCTCAACCACCCAGGTCAAATCAGCGCGCCATCACCTCAGCGAGGAACTGCAGCAGCGCTTGAGAGGTAAATGCTTCCGTTGCCTCTCCCCTGGCCACGCCGCGGCGAACTGCAGGGACCCGGTACGCTGCTTCTCTTGTGGCCGCTGGGGACATAAAAGCAATGTGTGCTTTGGCAGCTCATCATCCGCCAGGCAGCAACCCCCCCCCCCACGCAAGACTGCTCCTCCTCCCCTCGACGACACCAACTTCCCACCTCTACGAGCGAGCGGCATGGCTAGGCCCGGGGACCCCTCTGTCCGTCCCCTGGACACCtgtgccgtggccttctccgtcgACAATATGGACCATGAGCTCGACCGCCTCTCCATGCATGGCATGGTGGCCTGGCTAGGGGGGAACCGGCCGGTGGTGGAGCCGGAGGTCATCAAGAGGGCCATCTGCCATTA TACCGCCAAGAGGGCAGTCGCCAGAGCTTGCGACCTCGACTACGTCGAGAAGTCTTCGCTGGACCGTGCCGACACCAGGGCACTCTGTGTCTGGGCCTGGACGCACAACCCGTCCGACATCCCAAAGGTAACCTGGTTGACATTGTCATGCAGGAAGGCAGAGGCCCACAATTCGCTGGCTGCTCGCGGCCGCCGGGGACTCACCTTCAGGGTGCTAGTGCACCTTGACCTGGTGGAGGACCCTCCTGACAGAGACGGACGTGCTGCTGCTCCCCGGGTCTACACGTGGGACTACGGGGTCGTGGATGGAGAAAGGACGCCGTGCGACCGCCATGACCCTCCGCCGGCCGACATCCATGGCAGCCACCGCGACGACGACAACGACCATCGTGGATGCCGTGAACGCCAGGGGGACAACTGGTACTCACGGCTCACCCGCAGCCTTTCGCGGGCGCCCAAGGACCGCGAGCGGGAGCGCTCGTTGTTTAGGCACGGAGGCCGTCGACACCAGAGCCCGGAATGTGGAGGTCGTCGACGCCCACTACACGACGTCGCGGCTGGCCACGGTGCCCGCCAATCTACCCTAGGCGACGCTGCAGGCGCTAGCACAGGGGCTCGGCAGCAGCTCGCCATGCCTGCTGACCCCGGCCGCCCGGTGGATGTCCACCGTAGAACCAGGGGCCGGAGCAGGGAACGGACGCCCCACCAGAGGCCGCACAGGCACGCGCGCTCGGAGCCGAGGACCACGACGCCGCGCTCAAAATCCCCGTCGCCACGCCTGCGCTACAAGTCACCTGACTTCAACGGTGGCAACGGCAACAACCACCACCTGTCACCAAGTCCCCCCAAGGTGCGTGCAAACCACAGTCAATGCAATGATCTGCCCCTCATCCCTTCGGTCTCTGCCCCTCCAACCTGCGAGCCGGACGTCCCACCTGTTGCCGCTGCACTGAGCATGGCCGCACCACCGAGCAACTCTTATCCGGTGCAGCTGACGGGAAATGCATCCCCTTCTTGTCTGAATGAACCGCAGGTTCCCCCCGTCGGCGACCATGACATCGCGACACAGCAGCGGTCATGCCTCACGGCTGATCGACACTTCCGCACGGGCCAGGTCTACGCCAGGCGGCCATGTGCTCCCCGCACGCACCGCACCCACGCACAGCCGACCGAAAACGGCCAGGTGGTGCGTTTCCGCCCTGGCATCGTCTACTCCAGGCCCTGTGTCCGCGGGATGGCCAACAGCTACTCTAGCCGTTCATGCATGGCAAATGGCCTCCAGCACCAACTGCCGGAACAAACCACCACCGCCCTGGAG GTCCCGGTGCGCCAGCATAGCCCACCACAGCGACGCAAGAGGCCCCTGATCCCGGCACGCAGGAGCGTCCGCATAGCTGCCATGAATTGGCCAAGAGGTGACACGCAGGCGAAGGCCAGGCAAGTGCTGATGAAAAGGCTGGGCATCCTCGACATGGAAGGACTCAGCCATGACGACGCGTTGCTGCGCTACTTCAGCCTGTTCAAGGGACCACTTACTGACGACACCGTGAAGGTGCTGACGGCTTTGTGTGGCCTCCACGCTGCGGCAGCGCTGCCCACTACACATGCCTAG